Proteins encoded together in one Kitasatospora albolonga window:
- a CDS encoding type I pantothenate kinase has protein sequence MITSPARSPQRRTEHAPTPYVDLSRDEWSALRDKTPLPLTADEVERLRGLGDVIDLDEVRDVYLPLSRLLNLYVQATSGLRGALNTFLGDAGNGHGEQRGTPFVIGVAGSVAVGKSTSARILQALLARWPEHPRVELVTTDGFLLPMKELRARGLTSRKGFPESYDRRALTRFVADIKAGKDEVTAPVYSHLIYDIVPGERLTVRRPDILIVEGLNVLQPALPGRDGRTRVGLADYFDFSVYVDARADDIETWYLSRFRKLRDTAFQDPSSYFRKYTQVSEEEALDYARTMWRTINKPNLLENVAPTRGRATLVLRKGPDHKVQRLSLRKL, from the coding sequence GTGATCACTTCGCCCGCACGGAGCCCCCAGCGCCGCACCGAGCATGCGCCGACCCCCTACGTCGACCTCTCGCGCGACGAGTGGAGCGCCCTGCGGGACAAGACGCCGCTGCCGCTGACGGCCGACGAGGTGGAGCGGCTGCGGGGGCTCGGGGACGTCATCGACCTGGACGAGGTGCGGGACGTCTATCTGCCGCTCTCCCGGCTTCTCAACCTGTACGTGCAGGCCACCTCCGGGCTGCGCGGCGCGCTGAACACCTTCCTCGGGGACGCCGGGAACGGGCACGGGGAGCAGCGCGGCACCCCGTTCGTCATAGGGGTCGCGGGCAGTGTCGCCGTCGGCAAGTCCACCAGCGCCCGTATCCTCCAGGCGCTGCTGGCCCGCTGGCCGGAGCACCCGCGGGTGGAGCTGGTGACCACGGACGGGTTCCTGCTGCCGATGAAGGAGCTCCGGGCGCGCGGGCTGACCTCGCGCAAAGGGTTCCCGGAGTCCTACGACCGGCGGGCGCTGACCCGGTTCGTCGCGGACATCAAGGCGGGCAAGGACGAGGTGACCGCCCCCGTCTACTCCCACCTCATCTACGACATCGTCCCCGGTGAGCGGCTCACCGTCCGGCGCCCGGACATCCTCATCGTGGAGGGGCTCAACGTCCTCCAGCCCGCCCTGCCGGGCCGGGACGGCCGTACGCGGGTCGGGCTGGCGGACTACTTCGACTTCAGCGTGTACGTGGACGCGCGCGCCGACGACATCGAGACCTGGTACCTGAGCCGCTTCCGCAAGCTGCGCGACACGGCGTTCCAGGACCCGTCCTCGTACTTCCGCAAGTACACCCAGGTCTCCGAGGAGGAGGCGCTGGACTACGCGCGCACCATGTGGCGGACCATCAACAAGCCGAACCTCCTGGAAAACGTGGCTCCGACGCGCGGCCGTGCCACCCTGGTCCTCCGCAAGGGGCCGGACCACAAGGTCCAGAGGCTCTCCCTGCGCAAGCTCTGA
- a CDS encoding RNA polymerase subunit sigma-70, with product MTGPPPARPAAQDDADVITRSLTEPELFAGLYDRHAPDIHRYAARRLGEGAADDITAETFLIAFRTRERYDTAHRLARPWLYGIAANLIGKHRRTEVRALKALARTGHDSVAASWSDRADDRIAVQAPLAGALAALSPGDRHVLLLVAWADLGYQEVAEALRIPLGTVRSRLNRARRKVREALSADPAFSSALDAPPAPAGQELNP from the coding sequence GTGACCGGACCACCCCCGGCCCGCCCCGCCGCACAAGACGACGCCGACGTCATTACGCGGTCCCTCACCGAGCCCGAGCTCTTCGCCGGGCTCTACGACCGGCACGCCCCGGACATCCACCGCTATGCGGCCCGCCGGCTCGGGGAAGGCGCGGCGGACGACATCACGGCGGAGACGTTCCTCATCGCGTTCCGCACCCGGGAGCGCTACGACACCGCCCACCGGCTGGCCCGGCCCTGGCTGTACGGCATCGCCGCCAACCTGATCGGCAAGCACCGGCGTACCGAGGTACGGGCGCTGAAGGCCCTGGCCCGTACGGGGCACGACTCCGTCGCCGCGTCCTGGAGCGACCGGGCCGACGACCGGATCGCCGTCCAGGCGCCGCTGGCGGGGGCGCTTGCCGCGCTCTCGCCCGGGGACCGGCACGTACTGCTGCTCGTGGCCTGGGCCGACCTGGGCTACCAGGAGGTGGCCGAGGCGCTGCGGATACCGCTCGGCACCGTACGGTCCCGGCTGAACCGGGCCCGCCGCAAGGTCCGGGAGGCGCTGAGCGCCGATCCCGCCTTCTCCTCGGCGCTCGACGCGCCGCCCGCCCCGGCCGGACAGGAGCTGAACCCGTGA
- a CDS encoding SigE family RNA polymerase sigma factor, translating to MSTEDEFDAFYTATARRLVATVYAMTGDLAEAEDAVQEAYARAWQRWDRLAREGDPLPWVRTVASRLAVSAWRRARNRLRAQLRHGPAPDDPGPSGRSGDRAELVAALRELGPDQRRAVVLHHLLDLPVEEVARETGSTSGAVRTRLSRARKQLGERLAHINTYDEGMARHG from the coding sequence ATGTCGACGGAAGACGAGTTCGACGCCTTCTACACGGCGACGGCCAGACGCCTGGTCGCCACGGTCTACGCGATGACCGGCGATCTGGCGGAGGCCGAGGACGCGGTCCAGGAGGCGTACGCACGGGCCTGGCAGCGCTGGGACCGGCTGGCCCGCGAGGGCGACCCGCTCCCCTGGGTGCGGACCGTCGCGTCCCGGCTGGCGGTCAGTGCCTGGCGCCGCGCCCGCAACCGGCTCCGCGCCCAGCTGCGCCACGGCCCCGCCCCGGACGACCCGGGCCCGTCCGGCCGCTCCGGCGACCGGGCCGAGCTGGTGGCGGCCCTGCGTGAGCTGGGCCCGGACCAGCGGCGGGCGGTGGTGCTGCACCACCTGCTCGATCTGCCGGTGGAGGAGGTGGCCCGCGAGACGGGCTCCACCAGCGGCGCGGTACGGACCCGGCTCAGCCGCGCCCGCAAGCAACTGGGCGAGCGGCTCGCGCACATCAACACCTACGACGAGGGGATGGCACGGCATGGCTGA